The window CGGTACGAGCGCTAGAGCGTCGACAGTGGTCCCGTGCCCAACGGCACCGCCGCAAGGCCGCCGACGTCCCCGGCACGGTCCGTACACGACCCCCGCGCTCGCCTCGCACCGCCCCACACAGAAGAGGCAGCACCCTGACTACGACGTTCCGAGAGCTCGGAATCCTTCCCGAGACCGCCGAGGCCCTTGAGGCCGTCGGCATCACCACCCCCTTCCCCATCCAGGAGCTGACGCTGCCCGTGGCCCTTTCGGGCACGGACGTCATCGGCCAGGCCAAGACCGGCACCGGCAAGACGCTGGGCTTCGGCCTCCCGCTCCTCGATCGCGTCACCGTTCCCGCCGATGTCGAGGCCGGACGCGCCAAGCCCGAGGACCTCACCGACACCCCGCAGGCGCTCGTCGTCGTCCCCACGCGCGAGCTGTGCCAGCAGGTGACCAACGACCTCCTGACGGCCGGCAAGGCCCGTAACGTGCGCGTGACGGCGATCTACGGCGGCCGGGCATACGAGCCCCAGGTCGAGGCCCTGAAGAAGGGCGTCGATGTGGTCATCGGCACCCCGGGCCGGCTGCTCGACCTCGCCGGGCAGAAGAAGCTGAACCTGAAGCACGTCAAGTGCCTGGTCCTCGACGAGGCCGACGAGATGCTCGACCTGGGCTTCCTGCCCGACGTCGAGAAGATCATCAACATGCTTCCGGTCCGCCGCCAGACGATGCTGTTCTCGGCGACCATGCCGGGCGCGGTCATCGGCCTGGCCCGCCGCTACATGTCGCAGCCCACGCACATCCGCGCCACGGCGCCGGACGACGCGGGCGCGACCGTCGCGAACACCAAGCAGTTCATCTACCGCGCGCACAACATGGACAAGCCCGAGATGGTCGCGCGCATCCTGCAGGCCGACGGCCGCGGGCTCGCGATGGTCTTCTGCCGGACGAAGCGCACGGCGGCTGATCTCGCCGACCAGCTCAAGCAGCGCGGCTTCGCCTCCGGCGCGGTCCACGGCGACCTCGGGCAGGGCGCCCGCGAGCAGGCCCTGCGCGCCTTCCGCAACGGCAAGGTGGACGTGCTCGTCTGCACCGACGTCGCCGCCCGCGGCATCGACGTCGAGGGCGTGACCCACGTCATCAACTACCAGTCGCCGGAAGAGGAGAAAACGTACCTGCACCGCATCGGCCGTACGGGCCGCGCGGGCGCGAAGGGTACGGCGATCACCCTCGTCGACTGGGACGACATCCCGCGCTGGCAGCTGATCAACAAGGCGCTGGAGCTGGGCTTCAACGACCCGCCGGAGACGTACTCCACGTCCCCGCACCTCTTCTCCGACCTCGGCATCCCCGAGGGCACCAAGGGCGTCCTGCCGCGCTCGGAGCGCACGCGCGCCGGGCTGGACGCGGAGGAGCTGGAGGATCTGGGCGAGCCGGGCGGCCGGGCGCCGCGCGGGCGCGGTGGCCGGAACGGCCGCGGCGGCCGGGACGAGTCCAAGCCGGCCGAGCGCGAGCGTTCCGAGCGCACGCCGCGACGCCGCCGCCGTACGCGCGGCGGAGCGGCGCTGGGCTCGGCGCCGGAGTCCACCGGCACCACCGCACCCGACGCCACGGCAACCGGCGGCACCGCCGAGGCGGACGCCGTCACGGCTCCGCGCACCCCGCGTCGCCGCCGCCGCACCCGCGGTGGCGCCTCGGCCGAGTCGGCGCCGGTCACGGCCGTCGAGTCCGCCTCGCCCGCCCCGTCCGAGCAGGCGGCGGACGCCGTGGCGACGGCGGAGGGCACGAGCGTGGAGGCGCCCGAGGCGGCGAAGTCTCGCCGGCGTCGTACGCGCCGGTCGGAGACGCCGGTGGAGACGCCGGTGGTGGAGACCGAGGCCGCGGTGACGCCGTCGGCCACGGAGTCCGCGGCCGTCGTGGCCGACGCCCCGGTGACCGCGGAGCCCGAGGCTTCCGCCACCAAGCCGCGTCGCCGCACCCGCAAGAGCACGGCGGCGTCCGCTGCCGAGGCCGCGGTCGACACGGCCGAGGGCACCACCGAGTCCGTCACGGAGCCGGTGGAGACGAAGCCGCGGCGTACGCGCAAGACGGCCGCCGTGGCTCCGGAAGGCGAGGCCCCCGAGGCCAAGCCGCGCCGCACCCGCAAGGCGACGGCAGCGGCGGAAGCCGCCGTGGACACGGCGGAGGCCGCTGAGACCAAGCCCCGCCGGACGCGGAAGACCGCGACAGCGGCCGAAGCCGCCGTCGACACCGCCGAGGCCACCGAGGCGAAGCCGAAGCGCACGCGCAAGGCGACGGCACCGGCTGCGGGCGCAGTCGACACGGCCGAGGCCGCCGAGACCAAGCCCCGCCGCACGCGGAAGACCGCAGCGGCGGCCGAAGCCGCCGTCGACACCGCCGAGGACACGGAGGCCAAGCCGCGCCGCCGCACCCGCAAGGCCGCCGAGACAGCCACGGCCGTCGAGACCGTCACCGCCGAGATCCCGGCCCAGACGGCTCAGGAGCCCGAGGTCGTCGAGAAGGCCGAGGCCAAGCCGCGCCGTGCCCGCAAGGCGGCGCCCAAGGCCGAGGCGAGCGTCGACACGGCCGAGGCGACCGAGGCGAAGCCGCGCCGCACGCGGAAGACCGCCGCGGTGGCTCCGGATGCCGAAGCCGCCGAGGCCAAGCCGCGCCGGACCCGGAAGGCCGCCGCAGCGGCCGAGACCGCCGTCGACACGGCCGAAGCCGCGGAGGCCAAGCCGCGCCGCCGCACCCGCAAGGCCGCCGAGGCAGTCGAGGCAGCCGGGGCCGTCACCGCCGAGATCCCGGCCCAGACGGCTCAGGAGCCCGACGCAGCCAAGCCGCGCCGCACGCGGAAGACGGCCGCCGCTGCCGCCACGGCCTCCGCCGACGGCACGGCCGAGGCGAAGCCGAAGGCCCGCCGCACCCGCAAGGCCACGGCCACCGCGGAGCCCACGGAGGGCTGACACTCTCCGCCCGACGGCCCGGTTCCCACCCAGGTGGGGCCGGGCCGTCGGCGTGCACGGGTGCGCGCGGGCCACCCACCGCGGAGCGCGCCCCACCCGCTACCCTCACCCCGTGAGCAGGCAAGCCACCTTCACCCCGCCCCCGGGCGCCCGCGCCTACCCCCTGCGCACGGCACGCGGTGAGTTCGCCGCCGTCGAGTCGTCACCGAAGGCGGGTGCGCGGGTCAGGGGGGTCGTCCTGATGCTGCCCGGGTTCACCGGGAGCAAGGAGGACTTCAGCCTGCTCCACGAGCCGCTCGGAGAGCGCGGGTACCGGGTCGTCGCCCTGGACGGTCGGGGGCAGCACGAGTCGGACGGACCGGAGGCCGACGAATCCGCCTACAGCCGGCCGGAACTGGCCCGGGACGTGCTCGCGCAGGCCGAGGCGGTCGGCGTTCCCCTGCATCTCCTGGGCCACTCGTTCGGCGGCCAGGTCGCCCGTGCGGCCGTGCTGCTCGACCACGCCCCCTTCCTCTCCCTGACC of the Streptomyces koelreuteriae genome contains:
- a CDS encoding DEAD/DEAH box helicase, with protein sequence MTLPVALSGTDVIGQAKTGTGKTLGFGLPLLDRVTVPADVEAGRAKPEDLTDTPQALVVVPTRELCQQVTNDLLTAGKARNVRVTAIYGGRAYEPQVEALKKGVDVVIGTPGRLLDLAGQKKLNLKHVKCLVLDEADEMLDLGFLPDVEKIINMLPVRRQTMLFSATMPGAVIGLARRYMSQPTHIRATAPDDAGATVANTKQFIYRAHNMDKPEMVARILQADGRGLAMVFCRTKRTAADLADQLKQRGFASGAVHGDLGQGAREQALRAFRNGKVDVLVCTDVAARGIDVEGVTHVINYQSPEEEKTYLHRIGRTGRAGAKGTAITLVDWDDIPRWQLINKALELGFNDPPETYSTSPHLFSDLGIPEGTKGVLPRSERTRAGLDAEELEDLGEPGGRAPRGRGGRNGRGGRDESKPAERERSERTPRRRRRTRGGAALGSAPESTGTTAPDATATGGTAEADAVTAPRTPRRRRRTRGGASAESAPVTAVESASPAPSEQAADAVATAEGTSVEAPEAAKSRRRRTRRSETPVETPVVETEAAVTPSATESAAVVADAPVTAEPEASATKPRRRTRKSTAASAAEAAVDTAEGTTESVTEPVETKPRRTRKTAAVAPEGEAPEAKPRRTRKATAAAEAAVDTAEAAETKPRRTRKTATAAEAAVDTAEATEAKPKRTRKATAPAAGAVDTAEAAETKPRRTRKTAAAAEAAVDTAEDTEAKPRRRTRKAAETATAVETVTAEIPAQTAQEPEVVEKAEAKPRRARKAAPKAEASVDTAEATEAKPRRTRKTAAVAPDAEAAEAKPRRTRKAAAAAETAVDTAEAAEAKPRRRTRKAAEAVEAAGAVTAEIPAQTAQEPDAAKPRRTRKTAAAAATASADGTAEAKPKARRTRKATATAEPTEG